One window of the Pieris brassicae chromosome 4, ilPieBrab1.1, whole genome shotgun sequence genome contains the following:
- the LOC123708047 gene encoding dihydropyrimidine dehydrogenase [NADP(+)] → MAKLLSEELPDIENLLKLNPKIKPFSNLVPSAQTKKNKQHWKRNTDRKCTTCPSLKNNFDDIKHTTLSERGALKEAARCLKCADAPCQKSCPTQIDVKSFITSISNRNYYGAAKAILSDNPLGLTCGMVCPTSDLCVGGCNLHASEEGAINIGGLQHFAVDIFMKMGIQQTLDPNTKPLPRGGDQKIALIGGGPASISCACFLARLGYKNLTVYEKQQYLGGLSSSEIPQYRLPFDVVQYEVELVKNLGVKFVTGRSLSVKDITVEGLLNDGHAAVFLGIGLPEPKSVPIFKNLTQDMGFYTSKDFLPLVSKGSKKGICACKPTLPELYGNVIVLGAGDTAFDCATSALRCGARRVYVVFRKGFTNIRAVPEEVDLAKEEKCEFVPFMSPREVIVRDGKITALKMCRTEQLDDGDWIEDEDQVMQLKANFIISAFGSGLYDTDVKKAMSGVKLSRWGLPDVDGSTLQSVSEPRVFVGGDLAGLAETTVESVNDGKTAAWYMHCYLQGIPFDAPVELPKFYCPIDDVDLSVEVCGIKFENPFGLASAPPTTSSAMIRRAFQQGWGFAVTKTFGLDKDIVTNISPRIVRGVTSGENFGPGQGSFLNIELISEKSEAYWCQSIKELKRDFPTKVVIASIMCSYNEADWTDLAKKAEASGADALELNLSCPHGMGESGMGLACGQDPILVKGISQWVRKAITIPFFVKLTPNITEIVTIAKAAYEGGASGVSAINTVSGLMTVKADATPWPGVGIEKRTTYGGVSGNATRPMGLRAVSSIANKLPGFPILGIGGIDSADSALQFILCGAPVVQICSAVQNQDFTLIDDYITGLKALLYLRSKGLNGWVGQSPPSFKHQKGKPVQTLYDDNGKVLAHFGPYQQKREKMLEALRENSDLNDSILNNVSVNGNCEVPKIKDVLGLALPRIGTYKQLDNTKQVVALIDDDMCINCGKCYMACADSGYQAIEFNADSHIPRVTDDCTGCTLCLSVCPIIDCISMVPKTIPHIIKRGFHYQVHPISPLDGVCQ, encoded by the exons ATGGCAAAACTATTAAGTGAAGAGTTGCCAGATATCGAG AATTTACTCAAATTAAATCCAAAAATCAAGCCTTTCAGCAACTTGGTACCATCGGCGCAGacgaagaaaaataaacaacattgGAAGCGTAATACAGACAGAAAATGCACt ACTTGTCCCTCACTGAAGAACAATTTTGACGACATCAAACATACTACTTTATCAGAGCGTGGCGCCCTCAAGGAAGCTGCTAGATGCCTAAAATGTGCCGATGCACCTTGCCAGAAGTCCTGTCCAACCCAAATAGACGTCAAGAGTTTTATCACCAGCATTTCTAATCGA AACTATTATGGAGCAGCTAAAGCAATATTATCAGACAACCCTCTTGGACTTACATGTGGTATGGTGTGTCCAACAAGTGACCTCTGTGTGGGAGGCTGTAACCTTCACGCAAGCGAGGAAGGCGCTATTAACATCGGTGGATTGCAGCATTTCGCTGTTGAT attttTATGAAGATGGGTATCCAACAAACTCTGGACCCCAATACGAAACCGTTACCGAGGGGTGGTGATCAAAAAATTGCTCTCATTGGCGGCGGCCCTGCGAGTATTAGTTGCGCATGCTTCTTGGCTAGACTTGGGTACAAGAACCTCACTGTATACGAGAAGCAACAGTACCTAGGAGGTCTCAG TTCATCAGAGATTCCCCAATATCGCCTACCCTTCGACGTGGTCCAATATGAAGTAGAGTTAGTCAAGAATTTAGGGGTTAAATTTGTCACTGGAAGATCTCTCTCCGTCAAAGATATTACTGTTgaa GGTCTCCTAAACGACGGTCATGCAGCTGTTTTCCTTGGTATCGGTCTTCCTGAACCTAAAAGTGTTCCAATATTCAAGAACTTAACCCAGGACATGGGTTTCTACACCAGCAAGGATTTTTTGCCGCTTGTATCTAAAGGCAGTAAGAaag GTATTTGTGCGTGTAAACCCACTTTACCCGAATTATATGGGAATGTAATAGTACTGGGCGCGGGAGACACAGCCTTTGACTGTGCAACTTCCGCTCTTCGCTGTGGAGCCAGGCGAGTGTATGTTGTGTTTAGAAAAGGATTTACGAACATTAGGGCTGTGCCTGAGGAG gtGGATTTAGCGAAGGAAGAAAAATGTGAATTTGTTCCATTTATGTCCCCACGTGAAGTTATAGTACGGGATGGGAAG ataACAGCGTTGAAGATGTGCCGTACAGAACAACTAGATGATGGTGATTGGATTGAAGACGAAGATCAGGTGATGCAGCTCAAAGCTAACTTCATCATCTCAGCGTTTGGTTCTGGGCTCTATGATACCGatg taaaAAAAGCGATGTCAGGTGTCAAATTATCACGTTGGGGTCTCCCCGATGTGGATGGAAGTACATTACAAAGCGTTTCCGAACCACGTGTGTTCGTCGGTGGAGATTTAGCCGGCCTTGCCGAGACCACTGTGGAATCGGTCAATGATGGAAAGACTGCCGCTTGGTATATGCACTGTTATCTACAG GGTATTCCATTTGACGCCCCTGTGGAGCTACCAAAATTCTATTGCCCCATTGACGACGTGGACCTGTCGGTGGAGGTGTGCGGTATCAAGTTTGAGAATCCTTTCGGCCTTGCGAGTGCTCCTCCTACAACTAGCTCTGCGATGATTCGACGAGCGTTCCAGCAGGGATGGGGTTTCGCTGTCACAAAAACTTTTGGTCTGGATAAG GATATTGTAACCAACATATCACCTCGTATCGTACGTGGAGTGACATCAGGCGAGAATTTTGGTCCAGGGCAGGGATCTTTCCTCAACATCGAGCTGATCTCAGAGAAGAGCGAGGCATACTGGTGTCAAAGTATAAAGGAACTTAAGCGAGATTTCCCTACTAAG GTTGTAATAGCTTCAATAATGTGCTCGTATAATGAAGCAGATTGGACGGATTTAGCAAAGAAGGCGGAAGCGTCAGGCGCTGATGCTCTAGAACTGAACTTGTCCTGCCCTCACGGCATGGGTGAAAGCGGTATGGGACTCGCTTGTGGACAG GATCCCATACTCGTCAAAGGCATTTCTCAATGGGTGCGAAAAGCGATTACAATACCATTTTTCGTCAAATTAACGCCGAATATTACAGAAATTGTAACTATCGCTAAGGCAGCTTATGAAG GTGGCGCTAGTGGAGTATCAGCAATCAACACTGTATCTGGCCTTATGACTGTCAAAGCTGATGCCACACCTTGGCCAGGAGTTG gTATAGAGAAAAGGACTACATATGGCGGTGTATCAGGCAACGCCACTCGACCTATGGGACTTCGGGCAGTGTCTTCGATTGCCAATAAATTACCCGGTTTCCCAATACTCGGAATTGGAGGCATTGATTCCGCTGACTCAGCACTGCAATTTATACTCTGTGGAGCGCCAGTTGTTCAG aTATGCAGTGCTGTACAGAACCAAGACTTCACACTGATAGATGACTACATTACAGGCCTTAAAGCTTTATTGTACTTACGTTCAAAAGGCCTTAACGGTTGGGTCGGCCAATCCCCACCGAGCTTTAAACATCAGAAAGGAAAACCTGTTCAGACACTGTACGACGATAATGGAAAG GTACTAGCCCACTTTGGGCCATACCAACAAAAACGTGAAAAAATGCTTGAAGCTTTACGAGAAAATTCCGATTTAAATGATTCGATCTTAAATAATGTATCTGTGAATGGTAACTGTGAAGTGCCAAAGATCAAGGATGTTTTAGGCCTGGCACTACCAAGGATTGGTACTTACAAACAGCTAGATAATACGAAACAAGTTGTTGCTCTTATTGACGac GACATGTGTATAAACTGCGGTAAATGTTACATGGCTTGTGCTGATTCGGGATACCAGGCTATTGA GTTTAACGCTGATAGCCACATCCCTCGGGTGACTGACGACTGCACGGGATGTACATTATGTTTGTCTGTGTGTCCCATCATTGACTGTATTtc TATGGTGCCTAAGACGATCCCTCATATCATCAAAAGAGGGTTCCATTATCAAGTCCATCCTATATCACCATTAGATGGGGTGTGTCAATAA
- the LOC123708048 gene encoding alpha-(1,3)-fucosyltransferase 10, with amino-acid sequence MNFVTKFFFKIIKKFFFLVIILTILFLLWFWTRGDKENDKTPIPVILWWTTGFPGTEEMRQCPNNIICIVSSNNIIEDSVHSYLFYASNIDFNNLPLPRKDVVWGLYHEESPRNVEELSHEETLILFNYSSTFSRHSDIPFPLQYLESIKDITSTKFFIPTDNKNSIKDIAPIMYLQTDCETATERDKYVKELMRYIKVDSYGGCLKNKQMPARFIDDYLNRLNDDNFLHFIARYKFVLAIENGVCDDYITEKLWRAIKVGTVPIYFGSPSVKDWLPNENSAILLEDYPTPKLLSDYLKRLDNDNNLYERHLEHKTKQLISNMRLLNELKLRPYQTDALKVAEEFECFICKKLHEQKLGKVIKSVVNKLHYNCPQPVSALTLNVNPNNDWIFSWQTAAIKAKEIKQRVLG; translated from the coding sequence ATGAACTTTGTTactaaattcttttttaaaataataaaaaagtttttttttctcgtaataattttaaccataCTATTTTTACTTTGGTTCTGGACTAGAGGTGATAAAGAAAATGACAAAACACCTATCCCCGTAATATTATGGTGGACAACTGGCTTCCCTGGAACTGAAGAAATGAGACAATGcccaaataacataatttgtattgtttctagcaataatattattgaagaTAGTGTTCATTCATACCTGTTTTATGCTAGCAACATTGATTTTAACAATCTTCCTTTACCTAGAAAAGATGTGGTATGGGGATTGTATCACGAAGAATCTCCAAGGAATGTTGAGGAATTATCACATGAGGAAACattaattctttttaattactcTTCAACTTTTAGCAGACATAGTGATATTCCATTTCCTTTACAATATCTAGAATCTATTAAGGATATAACAAGTACCAAATTTTTTATCCCAACAGACAATAAAAATAGCATTAAGGACATTGCTccaataatgtatttacaaacaGATTGTGAGACTGCTACAGAAAGggataaatatgtaaaagaaCTTATGAGGTATATAAAAGTTGATTCTTATGGGGGTTGTCTTAAGAATAAGCAAATGCCAGCAAGGTTTATTGATGACTATCTGAACCGTTTAAATGACGACaattttttgcattttattgCGAGATACAAATTTGTATTAGCAATTGAGAATGGTGTTTGTGATGACTATATCACGGAGAAGCTTTGGCGGGCTATCAAAGTAGGTACTGTGCCTATTTATTTTGGTTCACCGAGTGTGAAGGATTGGCTTCCCAATGAAAATTCAGCAATATTGCTAGAAGACTATCCTACACCTAAACTATTAAGTGATTACCTCAAAAGGTTAgacaatgataataatttatatgagaGACATTTAGagcataaaacaaaacaacttaTATCCAACATGCGCCtgttaaatgaattaaaattaaggcCCTATCAAACAGACGCTTTGAAAGTTGCTGAGGAATTTGAATGTTTCATATGTAAGAAGTTACATGAACAAAAATTGGGCAAAGTCATAAAAagtgttgtaaataaattacactaTAATTGTCCACAACCAGTTTCGGCACtaacattaaatgttaatCCAAACAACGATTGGATATTTTCATGGCAAACAGCTGCAATAAAGgcaaaagaaataaaacaaagagttttgggttaa
- the LOC123708019 gene encoding DNA-directed RNA polymerase III subunit RPC5, which produces MEEDDPVVQEIPVFLSQALTKNLYIYQYPVRPANRDWSNANVENVSIKPRNKLVRMEIGLDTYSDKYCSSKGEQIAVNTDGVHGLIKDKEREKSRYFKTDVMDKIVYESSSTCVDTQHYAIGILQDKELHCTPIQGIVQLRPSYSYCDKQDKRKQDKNELDVSDDEEKEPEIQQVTVKFARVETEVAKKAREKSFHTISQKVAEEQWYDALWKSSKSDQAELERLKLFSATSSDGSALTLEARDYIKELVPSAEEDEQETEKTQTLQEAIKEILLDAKLMTFTELREAVRRSGIQSGDAALLGALGGAACCVRGLWAPRSHDVYPRATPAPPRLLCAARDHVLYLFTQHPYVDRRKITAAVRLPASEVLGILQSVAKLNPNTGWELLLPPDLAFEAKYPEIIQRQNLYWEARQRQFNEMLMGECVPKRQRKKSQRDSISSDTMLSPKPRCNSVSEEESDRKRYKNKSASGVGKRTRHVSGGPDT; this is translated from the exons ATGGAAGAAGACGATCCTGTTGTTCAAGAG ATACCGGTGTTCCTATCCCAAGCTTTGACAAAGAATCTATACATCTATCAGTATCCAGTAAGACCGGCCAATAGGGATTGGTCAAATGCAAATGTTGAAAATGTATCTATTAAACCGCGGAACAAATTAGTACGAATGGAAATTGGCTTAGATACTTACAGTGATAAGTATTGTTCATCCAAAGGTGAACAGATTGCTGTTAATACCGATGGCGTGCat GGATTAATTAAGGATAAAGAACGTGAAAAATCTAGATATTTTAAGACTGATGTAAtggataaaattgtttatgaaaGTAGTTCGACTTGTGTTGATACTCAACATTATGCTATTGGAATATTGCAAGATAAGGAGCTGCATTGTACTCCCATCCAAG GTATAGTCCAATTACGTCCATCCTATTCATATTGTGACAAACAAGATAAAAGGAAGCAGGATAAGAATGAATTGGATGTATCAGATGATGAAGAAAAGGAACCTGAAATACAGCAG GTTACAGTAAAGTTTGCACGAGTAGAGACTGAAGTTGCAAAGAAAGCCAGGGAAAAATCCTTTCACACAATTAGTCAAAAGGTTGCTGAAGAGCAATGGTATGATGCATTGTGGAAAAGCTCAAAAAGTGATCAGGCAGAG ttgGAGAGATTGAAGCTGTTTAGTGCAACATCATCAGACGGGTCTGCTTTGACATTAGAGGCACGGGATTACATCAAAGAACTAGTTCCAAGTGCTGAAGAAGATGAACAAGAGACTGAAAAAACACAAACTTTGCAAGAAGCCATTAAGGAGATACTATTGGATG ctaAACTAATGACATTCACGGAACTCCGTGAAGCCGTACGCCGTAGTGGCATACAAAGTGGCGACGCGGCCCTTTTAGGCGCCCTGGGCGGGGCCGCTTGCTGTGTGAGAGGCTTGTGGGCGCCAAGATCTCACGACGTATACCCGCGCGCCACGCCTGCACCCCCAAGACTGCTTTGTGCTGCTAGGGACCATGTA ctaTATCTCTTCACTCAACACCCATACGTGGACAGGCGAAAAATTACCGCCGCAGTACGATTGCCAGCAAGTGAAGTTCTTGGAATACTTCAGTCAGTCGCCAAACTGAATCCCAACACGGGTTGGGAGCTTTTATTACCGCCGGACCTCGCCTTCGAAGCTAAATATCCAGAAATAATACAACGCCAGAATCTGTACTGGGAGGCCAGGCAGCGGCAGTTCAACGAAATGTTAATGGGAGAATGTGTGCCGAAGAGGCAAAGGAAGAAATCCCAAAGAGATTCTATAAGTTCAGATACAATGTTAAGTCCGAAACCGAGGTGTAATAGTGTTAGTGAAGAGGAAAGTGATAGAaaacgatataaaaataaatctgctAGTGGGGTGGGAAAACGGACTAGACACGTGAGTGGGGGACCGGATACGTGA